Proteins encoded by one window of Brienomyrus brachyistius isolate T26 chromosome 1, BBRACH_0.4, whole genome shotgun sequence:
- the phospho2 gene encoding pyridoxal phosphate phosphatase PHOSPHO2, whose translation MKTLVVFDFDHTLVDGNSDTWVIKCAPDQCIPDWLKDSYQKGRWTEYMGRVLTYLGDNAVSRDTVRSVMETLPFTDGMIDLLKFIASNKNCIDCIIISDSNTLFIDWILQAAGVQTAVDRVFTNPARFDERGYMIVECFHSHECRQCPVNLCKNKVLDDFLKSQSQHGVEYHLICYIGDGGNDLCPVKSLKSSDLVLPRKGYSLERLLTKSELELLKPRVVVWSDGFEIMNEITALIE comes from the coding sequence ATGAAGACTCTAGTCGTTTTCGACTTCGATCACACGTTGGTGGATGGCAATAGTGACACTTGGGTGATCAAATGTGCCCCCGACCAGTGTATCCCAGACTGGCTGAAGGACTCGTACCAAAAAGGACGATGGACTGAATATATGGGACGTGTGCTCACCTACTTAGGAGATAACGCAGTCAGTCGGGACACTGTACGGAGTGTCATGGAAACACTGCCCTTCACAGACGGAATGATTGACCTGCTGAAGTTCATCGCGAGTAACAAAAATTGCATAGACTGCATAATAATTTCTGATTCCAATACCCTGTTCATCGACTGGATTTTACAAGCCGCCGGCGTGCAAACGGCTGTTGATCGCGTGTTCACTAATCCCGCCAGGTTTGATGAACGGGGTTACATGATAGTGGAGTGTTTCCATTCCCACGAATGTCGGCAATGCCCAGTCAACCTGTGCAAGAATAAAGTGCTGGACGATTTCCTAAAAAGTCAGTCGCAACACGGCGTTGAATACCATTTAATCTGCTATATTGGCGATGGTGGAAATGACCTTTGTCCCGTAAAGAGCTTGAAGTCGAGCGATTTGGTGCTGCCACGCAAGGGCTATTCTTTGGAGAGGCTGCTGACGAAATCCGAATTGGAGTTACTGAAACCTCGAGTAGTGGTTTGGTCCGACGGCTTTGAAATTATGAATGAAATAACTGCACTAATTGAGTAA